One bacterium genomic window carries:
- the rplQ gene encoding 50S ribosomal protein L17, with product MRHNVKGRKLNRNSSHRNAMMRNMATNLLRHGSIRTTLAKAKETRPYVEKLITRALGGKLADKRAIIEILNDRQVAHHLINDIAPNFKDRNGGYLRIVKIGPRQGDGAEMALLELVGEEEEKRKKRSSAKKDKKQAVKTESKAPEGDKDKGEIPDHEEKSHARDEQVKEHLVSGSKAEGTIKSSKPAKPKQAVVDRSQSQHKTPPPSGQER from the coding sequence ATGAGGCATAACGTAAAAGGAAGAAAACTTAATCGAAACTCTTCTCATCGAAATGCAATGATGAGAAACATGGCTACAAACCTATTACGGCATGGAAGCATAAGAACTACTCTTGCGAAAGCAAAAGAAACTAGGCCATATGTCGAGAAGCTAATTACTCGGGCGCTCGGAGGTAAACTTGCAGATAAAAGAGCTATTATCGAGATATTAAACGATAGGCAAGTAGCACACCATCTAATTAACGATATTGCACCGAATTTTAAAGACAGAAATGGTGGATATCTTAGAATTGTGAAAATCGGACCGCGTCAAGGTGATGGTGCTGAAATGGCTTTACTGGAGCTAGTTGGTGAAGAGGAAGAGAAGCGCAAGAAGAGATCAAGCGCTAAAAAAGACAAAAAACAAGCTGTAAAAACAGAAAGTAAAGCCCCTGAAGGTGATAAAGATAAGGGAGAAATTCCCGATCACGAGGAAAAATCCCATGCCCGCGACGAGCAAGTGAAAGAACACCTCGTTTCCGGTTCAAAAGCGGAAGGCACAATTAAATCGAGTAAGCCGGCAAAACCTAAGCAGGCTGTTGTTGATAGAAGTCAGTCGCAGCACAAAACACCGCCACCTTCTGGTCAGGAGCGTTAG
- the lpxB gene encoding lipid-A-disaccharide synthase, translated as MAENILIVAGEPSGDNIAGPLVECVKEIKPRIEFWGFGGKAMALRGVEILCDVSELAFMGFAEVIRHLPSSYRRLNELQREAIERKPKGAILIDYPGFNLKLAEKLAKQGIPVVFFVSPQIWAWKYNRIHKIKKYVSKMITILPFEAEIYRKEGIPVNYVGHPFVDMIKPTVKSIEFKQRYGIDGKLLLLLPGSRAQEVSRLIGPMLGAYQILSRENTSLKAIVARSSNVDIKLYDSAIAREGVTVATDIAMDAMFSADSAISCSGSATLQCMCAKLPHVITYKTNYLSASIYRSVVKTDYIGLTNLVAGYSVVPEVLLGDTTPANLAAAVRPWIFDGEANSSKRQELESIRAKLGETGVFSRAAKEIVSTLFSE; from the coding sequence TTGGCGGAGAATATCCTAATAGTCGCTGGCGAACCCTCGGGGGATAACATCGCAGGCCCGCTTGTCGAGTGTGTCAAAGAAATCAAGCCGAGAATAGAATTTTGGGGCTTCGGTGGGAAGGCCATGGCATTGAGGGGAGTGGAAATCCTTTGCGACGTCAGCGAGCTCGCATTTATGGGATTTGCAGAAGTCATAAGACATTTACCTTCATCTTATAGAAGACTTAATGAGCTTCAGAGGGAAGCTATCGAGCGTAAGCCAAAAGGGGCTATACTGATAGATTACCCCGGATTCAATTTGAAATTAGCGGAAAAGCTAGCTAAACAAGGAATACCGGTTGTTTTTTTCGTTTCCCCCCAAATCTGGGCTTGGAAATATAACAGAATTCATAAGATCAAGAAATATGTTTCCAAAATGATAACAATATTGCCCTTCGAAGCGGAAATATATAGAAAAGAAGGGATTCCGGTAAATTATGTCGGCCATCCATTTGTTGATATGATAAAACCGACAGTGAAATCAATCGAATTTAAACAACGCTACGGAATCGACGGTAAACTCCTCCTTCTTCTACCCGGAAGCAGAGCTCAGGAGGTATCTAGATTGATAGGGCCTATGTTGGGCGCTTATCAAATACTTTCTCGGGAGAATACAAGTTTAAAAGCTATTGTTGCTCGTTCGTCAAATGTTGATATAAAGCTTTACGATTCTGCTATTGCTCGCGAAGGAGTTACTGTAGCTACAGATATTGCAATGGATGCTATGTTTTCCGCTGATTCGGCAATTTCGTGCTCTGGAAGTGCCACACTTCAATGTATGTGCGCGAAACTTCCCCATGTAATTACTTACAAGACCAATTATTTATCCGCAAGTATCTATAGAAGTGTTGTTAAAACTGATTATATTGGTTTAACAAACCTTGTGGCTGGTTATTCGGTTGTTCCGGAAGTTTTGCTTGGAGATACAACCCCAGCAAATCTCGCTGCAGCTGTGAGACCATGGATATTCGATGGTGAAGCAAATAGTTCGAAAAGACAGGAACTCGAGTCTATTAGAGCAAAACTAGGTGAAACTGGCGTTTTTTCTCGTGCGGCCAAGGAAATTGTTTCAACTCTTTTCTCCGAATAA
- a CDS encoding Gfo/Idh/MocA family oxidoreductase: MDKIDIGVIGTGHLGRFHTKILSGLPSANLVGIYDIDRNRARSVAEEFSTNEIFDLDELFAKCSAVVIASTTSTHKDLAVKAVKGDCHVLVEKPIADTSIDGRIMVDTAEKAGKTLMVGHVEHFNPAFEAARMLIDNPMFVESHRLTIFRGRGADVSVVHDLLIHDLELLLAVLDLEPTKLSASGSSILTKSPDIANVRLEFPNGCVANLTASRISLKNMRKMRFFQKGAYIGVDFGGKVEVATLNNEGPQPSKNAERFDLPGGETILRWNAEVKVGNALQIELDHFIECIKNNKEPLVSGRRGLQSLELADRIIAEIES, translated from the coding sequence ATGGATAAAATTGATATTGGTGTGATTGGAACGGGCCATCTTGGAAGGTTTCACACGAAGATACTCTCTGGTTTACCTTCAGCGAATTTGGTTGGGATATACGATATTGACAGAAACCGCGCAAGATCTGTTGCCGAAGAGTTTTCTACGAATGAAATATTTGACTTAGATGAACTATTCGCTAAATGTTCTGCTGTTGTAATAGCATCGACGACATCGACACACAAAGACTTAGCCGTTAAAGCAGTAAAAGGGGATTGTCATGTATTGGTTGAAAAACCTATAGCCGACACCTCTATTGATGGCCGGATTATGGTTGATACAGCCGAAAAAGCTGGTAAAACCTTGATGGTTGGACATGTCGAACACTTCAATCCTGCATTTGAGGCTGCGCGAATGTTAATCGATAATCCTATGTTTGTAGAGTCGCACAGATTGACTATTTTCCGCGGACGAGGTGCTGATGTGTCTGTTGTTCACGACCTTTTAATACACGATCTCGAGCTTCTTTTGGCAGTCCTCGATCTTGAACCGACTAAACTTTCAGCTTCAGGAAGCTCTATTCTCACCAAATCTCCAGACATTGCTAATGTTAGACTGGAATTCCCAAATGGTTGTGTAGCTAATCTCACGGCAAGCAGGATTTCACTTAAAAATATGCGTAAGATGAGGTTTTTTCAGAAGGGCGCATACATTGGTGTGGATTTTGGTGGGAAGGTTGAAGTTGCAACGCTTAACAACGAAGGACCTCAACCCTCGAAGAATGCTGAAAGATTCGATTTACCCGGTGGGGAGACTATTTTGCGTTGGAATGCCGAGGTTAAAGTTGGCAACGCCCTTCAGATTGAATTGGATCATTTTATCGAGTGTATTAAAAATAATAAAGAGCCGCTTGTTTCCGGCAGAAGAGGCCTTCAGAGCCTCGAGTTGGCGGATAGGATAATAGCAGAAATCGAGAGTTAA